A genome region from Tenebrio molitor chromosome 4, icTenMoli1.1, whole genome shotgun sequence includes the following:
- the Set1 gene encoding histone-lysine N-methyltransferase SETD1 isoform X4 translates to MCIALMALFLQSKIRFKIDTNYVGEPPSIEVTIFHLNDNIDKQFLRDMVQKFGVMEELFIYYHPQTNKHLGIGRVVFETVAAAKSCVEKLNDTSVMGQILEVFLDPFGEKCKKKFEDCTVEKRPPLIIESTPKVEPEKVKVEEEKKKEDKECKDAVDEVKLKKERDRDRYRGYRNDFATPSSSDMGYGTASSEFSASYGSAGTTPLAYDYPHNLALSQYAYATPTYHPMGAPAVWPIATPQWPSDMWDRTPAGLVPPKWPEKELSTVKECKEKEKEKKRNNVAPSVTKTKKEKEKEEEENKTLDLDTRIALLLKGRGSGDMAPPFLTMGGDSDDESKSSFDKMPKAVPIPTSIDSDTGIFVDRSSISLSDMPINPPAPDFDGGSVKNDDNAPLSDPPSPFLSKDIYLECHRIALEQEVVARQKEALETTALLKQIDMAKIGSDISSSEDELLTGDNYSPLERKTSIKNEKDDDRMSMSSLSDNEQTIEESKIVVPPQMTAGSYPYQQYPGYPGIPYSYPYSQHDWRQSYPYTHPMYLTPSSYTPYPSMHPMQSYMSYQITPKRAENCKDDPHSPTINAVIQQITQELKAILKKDFNKKMVEMTAFKKFEAWWEEESSKENKNKGEVGEKLVQTRDNINVLLEANRENLYSNVDSVGFGLGLKASLPKMPSFRRKKIPSPVREDEDSRKLSDNDEIVHDSDPEVSSRPLRRIRKHSVSSSSSSDSSSLSSDSDSSSSDESSSDSESEAEPPRKRDEKVKIKEKTPERIEVVKTVEKVKKPDSKPANRYSKIYLSDSDLSEGEMEFLERRRRNTEWMEQIEKERQQRDKEEVPKKAAPPIVEDVEMVEVKMEEESLEEKSLEKLESEREELLRQVRNPEPPDEVTTEADEAPAQSSSDDENLEARRRKKEEVRKDRNGALDVVPIRLSESSADADGSSPSSQVTMEHSYCMQPVEMSTEASQENLVHDHGYTTTKEKEKPVMKEKPPRPRKRKEHKKLQELQNTMNYRDVYDRYKPEVPYTIHSVKHKERDVMSEMGVLYEFLTKGIDHEDIQYMKQSYEFMLADDTMGYWLNDTHWVDHCVTDLYSSPPKRRKRDEVKVHASGCARTEGFYKIEAHEKAKYKYHHAKSNAIVSPNAPVSKMQGKLTIVALFFGIRGTCKVIVGLSREARSNQRRLLTAFGGDTDSDLLKFNQLKFRKKHLKFAKSAIHDWGLFAMEPIAADEMVIEYVGQMIRHSVADLRERKYEATGIGSSYLFRIDLENIIDATKCGNLARFINHSCNPNCYAKVITIESQKKIVIYSKQSIGVNEEITYDYKFPIEDEKIPCLCGAATCRGTLN, encoded by the exons ATGTGTATTGCACTAATGGCATTGTTTTTACAATCCAAAATCAG GTTTAAAATCGACACAAACTATGTAGGAGAGCCCCCTTCGATCGAAGTGACAATTTTCCACTTAAATGACAACATTGACAAACAGTTCCTGAGAGACATGGTGCAAAAGTTTGGAGTAATGGAAGAATTGTTCATTTATTACCATCCTCAAACCAACAAACATTTAGGAATCGGTCGTGTCGTGTTCGAAACAGTCGCGGCGGCTAAAAGTTGCGTCGAAAAACTAAACGACACGAGTGTGATGGGACAAATCCTTGAAGTCTTCCTTGACCCTTTCGGTGAGaaatgcaaaaagaaatttgaaGATTGCACAGTAGAGAAGCGGCCGCCACTGATAATCGAAAGCACGCCAAAAGTCGAACCAGAAAAAGTAAAAGTAgaggaagaaaagaaaaaagaagacaAAGAATGTAAAGATGCGGTTGACGAGGTCAAACTTAAGAAAGAAAGAGACAGAGACAGATATAGGGGATACCGGAACGATTTCGCCACACCGAGTAGTTCAGACATGGGGTACGGCACCGCCTCCAGCGAGTTCTCCGCCAGTTACGGGTCGGCGGGGACCACCCCGTTGGCGTACGACTATCCCCACAACCTCGCGTTGAGTCAGTACGCCTACGCGACGCCGACTTACCACCCGATGGGGGCGCCGGCAGTGTGGCCGATAGCAACACCGCAATGGCCGTCGGACATGTGGGACCGGACACCAGCAGGTCTGGTGCCTCCGAAGTGGCCCGAAAAAGAACTCAGTACCGTTAAAGAATGCaaagaaaaagagaaagaaaagaagCGCAACAACGTGGCCCCCTCGGTAACGAAAActaaaaaggaaaaagaaaagGAAGAGGAGGAGAATAAAACGCTGGATTTGGACACGAGGATCGCTCTCCTGTTGAAAGGACGAGGTTCGGGGGACATGGCGCCCCCTTTTCTGACAATGGGAGGGGATTCGGACGACGAATCGAAGTCTTCATTCGACAAGATGCCCAAAGCGGTTCCTATACCTACGTCTATAGATAGTGACACCG GTATTTTTGTAGACCGGTCGAGCATTTCTTTGAGTGACATGCCGATCAATCCTCCGGCCCCCGATTTTGACGGGGGTTCAGTCAAAAACGACGACAATGCACCCCTGTCAGACCCCCCATCGCCGTTTTTGTCCAAAGATATTTATCTGGAATGTCACAGGATCGCATTAGAACAG GAGGTCGTGGCTCGTCAAAAGGAGGCTCTCGAGACTACCGCACTGTTGAAACAAATCGACATGGCGAAAATTGGCAGCGACATCTCGTCCAGCGAAGACGAACTGCTGACCGGAGACAACTACAGTCCACTCGAACGAAAGACTAGCATTAAGAATGAAAAGGACGATGACAGAATGAGCATGTCGTCGTTGAGTGATAACGAGCAGACAATCGAAGAATCGAAGATAGTGGTGCCTCCTCAAATGACCGCCGGATCTTACCCTTACCAACAATATCCAGGTTACCCGGGTATCCCCTATTCGTACCCGTACAGCCAACACGACTGGAGGCAGTCGTACCCGTACACTCACCCTATGTACCTAACGCCTTCTTCTTATACGCCCTACCCTTCAATGCATCCGATGCAGTCGTACATGTCATACCAAATAACACCTAAACGTGCGGAAAACTGCAAGGATGATCCTCATTCCCCCACTATTAACGCGGTCATCCAACAGATAACGCAAGAATTGAAGGCCATTTTGAAGAAGGATTTTAACAAGAAAATGGTAGAAATGACGGCTTTCAAGAAATTCGAGGCTTGGTGGGAGGAGGAGAGCTCCAAAGAGAACAAGAACAAAGGGGAGGTGGGTGAGAAGCTGGTACAAACGAGGGACAACATCAACGTTTTGCTGGAGGCCAATCGAGAGAATCTTTACTCGAACGTGGACAGTGTCGGTTTCGGTTTGGGTTTGAAGGCGTCGTTGCCAAAAATGCCGAGCTTTCGGCGCAAGAAAATTCCGTCGCCCGTGCGAGAGGACGAGGATTCGAGGAAGTTGAGCGACAACGACGAGATCGTCCACGATTCGGACCCGGAGGTCAGTTCGAGACCGCTCAGGAGGATCCGGAAACACTCGGTGAGCTCCTCGAGCAGTTCGGACAGTTCGAGTCTGAGCTCGGACAGCGACAGTTCGAGCTCGGACGAGAGCTCTTCGGATTCAGAGAGCGAAGCCGAACCCCCGAGGAAACGCGACGAAAAGGTGAAGATCAAAGAGAAGACGCCCGAACGGATCGAGGTGGTGAAAACCGTCGAGAAAGTGAAAAAGCCAGACTCGAAACCGGCGAACCGCTATTCGAAGATTTACCTGAGCGACAGCGATCTCAGCGAAGGCGAAATGGAGTTCTTGGAACGGCGTCGACGCAACACGGAATGGATGGAACAGATCGAGAAGGAGCGCCAACAAAGGGACAAAGAAGAAGTGCCGAAGAAAGCCGCACCACCGATAGTCGAGGATGTCGAAATGGTCGAAGTGAAAATGGAAGAAGAAAGTCTCGAGGAGAAGAGTTTAGAGAAGTTGGAGAGCGAACGGGAGGAGTTGTTGAGGCAGGTGCGAAATCCGGAGCCTCCGGACGAAGTGACGACGGAAGCAGACGAAGCACCCGCTCAGAGCAGTTCGGACGACGAAAATCTGGAGGCCAGGAGGAGGAAGAAAGAAGAGGTGAGGAAGGATCGCAACGGGGCTTTGGACGTGGTGCCGATTCGGTTGTCGGAGTCGTCGGCGGATGCAGACGGAAGCAGTCCGAGTTCGCAAGTGACGATGGAGCACTCCTACTGTATGCAACCGGTGGAGATGTCGACGGAAGCTTCTCAGGAGAACTTGGTCCACGATCACGGATACACCACCACCAAGGAGAAG GAAAAACCGGTGATGAAGGAGAAGCCGCCCAGACCGCGCAAACGAAAGGAACACAAGAAACTGCAGGAGTTGCAGAACACGATGAACTATCGGGACGTCTACGACAGGTACAAACCGGAAGTGCCGTACACCATACACAGCGTGAAGCACAAAGAAAGAGACGTGATGAGCGAAATGGGCGTCTTGTACGAGTTCCTCACCAAAGGCATTGACCACGAGGACATCCAGTACATGAAGCAGAGCTACGAATTCATGTTGGCCGACGACACGATGGGTTACTGGTTGAACGACACCCATTGGGTCGACCATTGCGTCACGGATCTCTACTCGAGCCCGCCCAAACGACGGAAAAGGGACGAGGTCAAGGTCCACGCCTCGGGCTGCGCAAGGACGGAAGGATTCTACAAGATCGAAGCCCACGAGAAGGCCAAGTATAAATATCACCACGCCAAGTCGAATGCAATTGTTTCGCCGAACGCACCAGTCAGCAAAATGCAAGGTAAGCTGACGATCGTCGCGCTTTTCTTCGGAATCCGTGGTACATGCAAGGTCATTGTAGGTTTGTCGAGGGAGGCTCGTTCGAACCAGCGGCGCCTTCTCACCGCTTTTGGCGGCGACACCGATTCGGACCTCCTCAAGTTCAACCAACTCAAGTTCAGGAAGAAGCATCTGAAGTTCGCCAAATCGGCCATCCACGATTGGGGTCTGTTCGCGATGGAGCCGATCGCCGCCGACGAGATGGTGATCGAGTACGTAGGCCAGATGATCAGGCACAGCGTGGCCGACCTGCGGGAAAGGAAGTACGAAGCGACCGGAATCGGCAGCTCGTACCTCTTCAGGATCGACCTGGAGAACATCATCGACGCCACCAAGTGCGGCAACCTGGCCAGGTTCATAAATCACAGTTGCAAT CCTAATTGCTACGCCAAGGTTATTACGATCGAGTCCCAGAAGAAGATTGTGATATATTCGAAGCAGAGTATAGGGGTCAACGAGGAGATTACGTACGATTACAAGTTCCCCATCGAAGACGAGAAAATTCCGTGTCTGTGTGGCGCGGCCACGTGTCGCGGTACCCTGAATTAG